From one Alosa alosa isolate M-15738 ecotype Scorff River chromosome 5, AALO_Geno_1.1, whole genome shotgun sequence genomic stretch:
- the LOC125294872 gene encoding immediate early response 3-interacting protein 1-like, protein MAFTLYALIQAVILGVNAVAVLHEERFLSKIGWSVDQNIGGFGEEPGIKMQLINLVRSVRTVMRVPLIAVNAVCIVLLLLFG, encoded by the exons ATGGCGTTCACGTTATATGCGTTAATACAGGCAGTAATTCTTGGAGTTAACGCTGTTGCTGTACTACATGAGGAGCGATTTCTTAGCAAAA TCGGCTGGAGTGTTGATCAAAATATAGGGGGATTTGGTGAAGAACCAGGGATCAAAATGCAACTCATCAATCTCGTACGTTCTGTACGGACAGTGATGAGAG TGCCTCTGATAGCAGTCAATGCTGTCTGCATTGTCTTGTTGCTGCTCTTTGGCTGA
- the si:ch211-12e13.12 gene encoding paralemmin-2 has translation MAGLCLERLTMVTEDKSREGNMAKSTKTSKVTKFSGAITGGHREVTQRTAKLYDDREKVIYEESLGESSCTGTEEGGDDKEDRWHKIVPPTEIASNGTIPSDMREKSVHEEASPVVICDLRLRGSSGQVWSGTEDDITEEPDLTSVERSSSLSFLDWQNRDDSDVQTTLAIEVDINKTEVVLIDEDDDMSLREKTVTDVSMMDGNAAELVCGRLLSISTNSSSECKQESLAAETPLPASDEIKKRRCCFCTIL, from the exons ATGGCAGGGCTCTGTTTGGAAAGATTGACCATGGTGACAGAAGACAAATCAA GGGAAGGCAACATGGCCAAAAGCACAAAGACATCAAAAGTGACAAAATTTTCTGGTGCCATAACTGGGGGCCATCGAGAGGTGACCCAGAGGACTGCAAAGCTTTATGACGACAGGGAGAAGGTGATCTATGAGGAAAGCCTGGGGGAATCCTCCTGCACTGGAACAGAAGAGGGTGGAGATGATAAGGAGGACAGGTGGCACAAGATCGTGCCACCGACAGAGATAGCATCCAATGGCACAATTCCATCAGACATGAGAGAAAAGTCCGTTCACGAAGAGGCCAGTCCAGTGGTCATATGTGACCTACGACTAAGAGGGTCAAGTGGGCAGGTCTGGAGTGGGACGGAGGATGACATCACAGAGGAGCCGGACTTGACCTCCGTGGAGAGGTCTTCCTCACTGTCCTTCCTGGACTGGCAGAACAGGGATGACTCGGACGTGCAGACTACGCTGGCCATCGAGGTGGACATCAACAAGACGGAGGTGGTCCTGATCGACGAGGACGACGACATGTCCCTGAGGGAGAAGACGGTGACGGACGTCTCGATGATGGACGGGAACGCAGCGGAGCTCGTGTGCGGGAGACTCCTGTCCATTTCCACAAACTCGTCCTCTGAGTGCAAGCAGGAGAGCCTAGCTGCCGAGACTCCACTACCGGCCAGTGATGAAATCAAAAAGCGCCGTTGTTGTTTTTGCACAATTCTATGA